In the Grimontia kaedaensis genome, one interval contains:
- a CDS encoding efflux RND transporter permease subunit — protein MIGAIIRWSIANRFLVLVATLFLTLGGLYSVKNTPVDAIPDLSDVQVIIKTTYPGQAPQVVEDQVTYPLTTAMLAVPGAETVRGYSFFGDSYVYIIFNDDTDMYWARSRVLEYLSQVAPKLPPNAKPSLGPDATGVGWIYSYVLQDKTGQHDLAELRSLQDWFLKYELQTVEGVSEVATVGGMVKQYQVQIDPAKLRAYDLTLQQVNMAIQNGNQEAGASVIEIAEAEHMVRTTGYLSSVEDIQSLPIKVTDKGTPLLLGDIADINIGPQMRRGISEFNGEGEAVGGVIVMRFGENASEVIANVKTKLEDLKRSLPEGVEIVPTYDRSTLIDAAVENLWKKLAEEFIVVAVVCALFLFHIRSSLVIAISLPIGILSAFIVMHWQGINANIMSLGGIAIAIGAMVDGAIVMIENVHKHIERTPLTDKNRWQVISKAAEEVGAPLFFSLLIITLSFVPVFALEGQEGKMFSPLAFTKTYAMAAAAGLAITLVPVLMGYFIRGKVLPENKNPVNRGLVALYRPLLNLSLKFPKTMIVVAIALMASAYYPTSKLGSEFIPPLDEGDLMYMPTTYPGISIGKARELLQQTNKLIKTVPEVESVWGKIGRAETATDPAPLTMIETVIQLKPREEWRDGVTTDSLRKEFDDLVKFPGLTNAWVMPIKTRIDMLATGIKTPIGIKIAGPDLAVIETIGSQLEPILNDVEGTASVYAERVAGGRYVTIDIKRRAAARYGLSIKDVQQVITTAVGGMNVGETIEGLERYPINVRYPQDYRDSVVKLQELPLVTPNGARIALADVADIRYEDGPPMIKTENARPNGWVFVDIDGRDLGSYVAEAQQTVAELLVLPAGYSLAWSGQYEYMERAKERLSVVVPVTIAIIMLLLYMSFRRVGEVLIIMATLPLSLVGGLWLMHYLGFNFSVAVGVGFIALAGVAVEIGVIMLVYLNQAWYYRKLHTWEENQPLTVKDLTDAIREGAGLRVRPVMMTVLTVIIGLIPIMYGEGTGSEVMQRISAPMIGGMASALLLTLLVLPAIFKLWKNKEVTQNA, from the coding sequence ACGTTTACATCATTTTCAATGATGATACCGACATGTATTGGGCACGCTCCCGTGTGTTGGAATACCTAAGTCAGGTTGCACCCAAACTGCCTCCAAATGCCAAACCCAGCCTGGGGCCAGATGCTACCGGTGTGGGCTGGATTTACAGCTACGTGTTGCAGGACAAAACCGGGCAACACGATCTGGCTGAACTTCGCAGCTTACAAGACTGGTTCCTGAAGTACGAGCTTCAAACGGTCGAAGGTGTGTCAGAAGTGGCCACTGTCGGCGGCATGGTGAAGCAATATCAGGTGCAAATTGACCCTGCCAAACTGCGTGCTTACGACCTGACTTTGCAACAGGTCAATATGGCAATCCAGAACGGCAACCAAGAAGCGGGCGCGTCGGTGATCGAAATCGCCGAAGCTGAGCACATGGTACGCACTACTGGTTACCTTTCCAGCGTGGAAGATATTCAATCACTGCCTATCAAGGTAACCGACAAAGGCACACCTCTGTTACTGGGTGACATCGCGGATATCAACATCGGCCCGCAAATGCGCCGCGGTATTTCCGAGTTTAACGGTGAAGGTGAAGCAGTTGGCGGCGTGATTGTCATGCGCTTTGGCGAGAACGCCAGCGAGGTGATAGCCAACGTTAAAACCAAACTGGAAGACCTCAAACGCAGCTTGCCGGAAGGCGTGGAAATCGTCCCGACCTATGACCGCTCGACGCTGATTGATGCGGCCGTTGAGAACCTCTGGAAGAAGCTCGCGGAAGAGTTCATCGTGGTTGCGGTGGTCTGTGCCCTGTTCCTGTTCCATATCCGCTCGTCGCTGGTTATCGCCATCAGTTTGCCTATCGGTATTCTGTCTGCGTTTATCGTGATGCACTGGCAAGGCATTAACGCCAACATCATGTCGTTAGGTGGTATCGCCATTGCCATCGGTGCCATGGTGGACGGCGCTATCGTGATGATAGAGAACGTCCATAAGCATATTGAACGAACGCCGCTGACGGACAAAAACCGCTGGCAGGTGATCAGCAAAGCCGCAGAGGAAGTCGGTGCACCGCTGTTCTTCTCGCTGCTGATCATTACGCTGAGCTTTGTTCCTGTGTTCGCACTGGAAGGTCAGGAAGGCAAGATGTTCTCGCCGCTGGCATTTACCAAAACCTACGCAATGGCTGCTGCTGCGGGTTTGGCGATCACGCTCGTGCCTGTGCTGATGGGTTATTTCATTCGCGGAAAGGTACTGCCTGAGAACAAGAACCCGGTAAACCGCGGTTTGGTGGCGCTGTATCGCCCACTGTTGAACCTCAGCCTGAAATTCCCGAAAACCATGATTGTGGTGGCGATTGCACTGATGGCATCAGCTTACTACCCCACCAGTAAGCTCGGCAGCGAATTCATCCCACCGCTGGATGAAGGCGACCTGATGTACATGCCAACCACTTACCCTGGCATTTCCATCGGTAAAGCGCGCGAACTGCTGCAACAGACTAACAAGCTCATCAAAACCGTACCGGAAGTGGAATCTGTCTGGGGCAAGATTGGCCGTGCCGAGACCGCAACTGACCCTGCCCCACTGACCATGATTGAAACCGTGATCCAATTGAAACCTCGCGAAGAATGGCGTGACGGTGTCACGACAGATTCACTGCGTAAAGAGTTCGATGATCTGGTGAAATTTCCCGGATTAACAAATGCCTGGGTAATGCCAATCAAAACCCGCATCGATATGCTGGCAACAGGAATCAAGACACCGATTGGTATCAAGATCGCCGGCCCAGATTTGGCGGTGATTGAAACCATTGGTTCCCAACTTGAGCCAATCCTGAACGACGTTGAAGGCACAGCCTCCGTTTACGCAGAACGTGTGGCAGGTGGCCGTTACGTCACCATCGACATCAAACGTCGTGCCGCCGCCCGTTACGGCCTCAGCATCAAAGATGTCCAGCAGGTCATCACTACGGCGGTGGGTGGCATGAATGTCGGCGAAACCATCGAAGGCTTGGAGCGCTACCCGATCAATGTGCGCTATCCGCAAGATTACCGCGACTCAGTGGTGAAGCTTCAGGAGCTGCCTTTGGTAACACCAAACGGCGCGCGTATTGCACTGGCAGATGTCGCAGATATTCGCTATGAAGATGGCCCTCCGATGATCAAAACGGAAAACGCGCGTCCTAACGGCTGGGTGTTTGTCGATATCGATGGCCGTGATCTGGGCTCTTATGTGGCAGAAGCACAGCAAACAGTCGCAGAACTGTTGGTACTGCCAGCGGGATACTCACTCGCTTGGTCAGGGCAATACGAATACATGGAACGCGCCAAAGAACGCCTGAGCGTTGTGGTTCCTGTGACGATCGCCATCATCATGCTGCTGCTTTACATGAGTTTCCGCCGTGTGGGTGAAGTGCTGATTATCATGGCTACCCTGCCGCTATCTCTGGTTGGCGGCCTGTGGCTGATGCACTACCTCGGCTTCAACTTCTCCGTCGCTGTTGGTGTTGGTTTTATCGCCCTTGCCGGTGTTGCTGTGGAGATTGGGGTCATCATGCTGGTGTACCTCAATCAGGCTTGGTACTACCGCAAACTCCATACGTGGGAAGAAAACCAACCACTGACAGTGAAAGATCTGACCGACGCGATTCGCGAAGGTGCTGGCCTGCGTGTGCGTCCGGTCATGATGACGGTGCTGACAGTCATTATCGGCCTTATCCCCATCATGTATGGCGAGGGCACAGGCTCCGAGGTCATGCAGCGTATCTCCGCTCCAATGATTGGTGGCATGGCCTCTGCGCTACTGCTCACCCTGCTGGTTCTCCCAGCCATCTTCAAGCTTTGGAAAAACAAAGAAGTCACCCAAAACGCATAA
- the copI gene encoding copper-resistant cuproprotein CopI codes for MKKTLIALSLALLTTGVFADTMDHVSKDHSTMNHGEMDHSKMDHSNMMNMEGMSAVGMPATGAKPDKVIHVILTDDMRINFKKDVTIEPNDVVQFVVINAGKIAHEFSIGSMEEQLKRREMIKTMTSDHDSSSTVAVKPGKAKQILWHFHGDKNVEFACNIPGHAEAGMVKSVKL; via the coding sequence ATGAAAAAGACACTGATTGCACTTTCTCTGGCTCTGCTTACCACTGGTGTATTTGCTGACACGATGGACCACGTCTCTAAGGACCACAGCACGATGAATCATGGAGAAATGGACCACTCTAAAATGGACCATTCAAACATGATGAATATGGAAGGTATGTCAGCTGTGGGTATGCCGGCTACAGGCGCAAAACCAGACAAAGTCATCCACGTTATCCTGACTGATGACATGCGCATCAACTTCAAAAAAGACGTGACTATCGAACCAAACGACGTGGTGCAGTTTGTCGTGATAAACGCAGGCAAAATTGCCCACGAGTTTTCTATCGGTTCGATGGAAGAACAACTGAAACGCCGTGAGATGATAAAAACCATGACGAGCGATCATGATTCAAGCAGCACTGTGGCCGTTAAACCGGGGAAAGCGAAGCAAATACTGTGGCATTTTCACGGCGACAAGAATGTGGAGTTTGCCTGCAACATCCCAGGCCATGCGGAAGCAGGTATGGTGAAGAGTGTGAAGCTTTAA